Proteins co-encoded in one Quercus robur chromosome 8, dhQueRobu3.1, whole genome shotgun sequence genomic window:
- the LOC126696351 gene encoding uncharacterized protein LOC126696351: MYVRFNAQKVGFLGGCRPFIGLDGRPKELQLVFISDRQKGFIPAIETLFPTVEHRYCVKHIYNNFKVDHKGLKLKDALWRCAAATIVREFERCMQYIRDLDEKAYEYLANIAPAQWTRSHFTPRALTDCLVNNLGESFNAMILKSRDKPILAMLKWIRVRLMTRLYTKREGIQKYAGKLCPSIQDRLEKLKVESKAFSATPAGSFLYEVGSQYERHVVDLVKKTCSCKSWDLNGIPCKHAIIAIYTNIETPEDYTHPCYFKETYMEIYKEVLPPMPGQSEWAETG, from the exons ATGTATGTTAGGTTCAATGCTCAGAAGGTAGGATTTTTAGGTGGATGCAGGCCATTTATAGGTTTAGATG ggaggccaaaggAGCTTCAGTTGGTCTTCATTTCTGATAGGCAAAAG GGGTTTATACCTGCAATAGAGACACTATTCCCTACCGTGGAGCATAGATACTGTGTGAAACACatctacaacaatttcaaagttGATCACAAGGGATTGAAGCTGAAGGATGCATTGTGGAGGTGTGCTGCTGCCACAATAGTAAGGGAGTTTGAGAGATGCATGCAGTACATAagggatttggatgaaaaggcATATGAGTATCTTGCAAACATTGCACCTGCACAGTGGACAAGGTCACACTTCACTCCTAGGGCCTTAACAGATTGTTTGGTAAATAATTTGGGTGAGTCTTTTAATGCAATGATATTGAAGTCTAGGGACAAGCCTATCTTGGCAATGTTGAAGTGGATTAGGGTTAGACTTATGACTAGGCTTTACACAAAAAGAGAAGGGATACAGAAGTATGCTGGAAAGTTGTGTCCAAGCATACAAGATAGGTTGGAGAAATTGAAGGTTGAAAGTAAGGCATTTAGTGCTACCCCAGCTGGTAGTTTCCTTTATGAGGTAGGCAGTCAGTATGAGAGGCATGTAGTTGATTTGGTGAAGAAGACATGTAGCTGTAAGTCTTGGGATTTAAATGGAATTCCCTGCAAACATGCCATAATAGCCATTTATACAAACATTGAGACACCAGAAGACTATACCCACCCATGctacttcaaagaaacttacatgGAGATATACAAGGAGGTACTTCCTCCCATGCCTGGCCAGTCAGAATGGGCTGAGACTGGATAG